The Halorussus rarus genome includes the window GGCGGCGGCGCGCCGTATCGTTTCCGGTCGCGCGACAGGTTCGGGCAACGCTTACCCGGCAGCCGACCGTTCCTCCCGCCATGGGGAACCGAGAGGATCCGGGAGAGCGTGGGCGGTACGTCTGCGAGGCGTGCGGGGAGTCGTTCGCTTCGGAGACCGAACTCCGCGACCACCTGAACGCCGTGGGGCTGGTGGAGTAGGTCGCGCGGCCCGCCGGTATCGACGGCGCCCGCGACCGAGCGGCGCGATTCGACCGGACGCTGGCCCGGGGTCAGTCGCTGGCCCGGGAGTCGCTCGCCCGGCGGTCGGCCCGGGACGGCGGCGGAATCTGGGCCTCGCTCGACGCCGGGCGCTCGGGCAGGAGACACCGGTCGGTCTCGCGGTTGACGTGGGCGTACTCCTCGGGGTCGTTCGCCAGCGCGTGGGCGGGATTCTGTCCGCTGTCGAGGACGGCGGCCCGGAGTTCGCCGAACCGACAGATTCGGGCCCGGATGCCCCGCCAGTGGTTCCTGCCGGCGGTCGGCACCGTCAGCTCCCGCGGGGGCGTGTGGTCGGTCCGACGCGTCGCCAGCGCCGCGCTGTTGACGTTCGCGGCGAGGTCGTCGTGGTCGACCAGGACCCCGACGCGACACCCCGACGGCGCGCGGGCCGCCAGGACGTCGAGACCGAGGTGGAGCGCGCGGTACTCCGCGATGTTGTTGTCGGCGACGGTCTCGTCGGGAATCGAGAGGCGGGCGACCCGCTCGCCGTCGCGCGTTTCGATGATGGCGCCCAGTCCGCCGTCGCCGCTCCGGAGGTCGTAGGAACCGTCGGTGGCGACGTAGAAATCGCGGTGGTGCGTCCGCGGCGGGTGGGCGATGTGGGGCGTGGGCGATTCGTCGAACAGTGCCCGAAGTGGGGAGGAACGGCCGTGAACGGCCATACCACACTTTCGGTTTGGCATGTCTTAAAGCTACGGCTCGTAACGGTCGGTTCGGAAAATGGAGCCATTATCGCGTTAGTCGGCGGCAACTTACCCCTACGCTTAATGGGGATAATGTCGTGGCTACCCTCTCATGGGGGAGAACAACGACGCGACCAGGCGGTCAGTTCTGAAAGCAGTGGGCGGTGCGGCGGCGGCCGCCGCCGCGACGGGTGCAGCGAGCGGACAGGAGACCACGACGTCGGGGAGCGGCGGGCAGGAAACCACGACGTCGGGCGGCGACCTGCCCGACGACTTCCCGGTCACCATCACGCAGGGCCAGATGCCGACGACGCTCGACCCGCAGAACCACCGGTCGACGCCGACCGATAACGTGGTCCTGCACGCTTACGAAGGGCTGCTCGGTCGCGACCAACAGGGCAAGATCGTCCAGAAGCTGGCGACCGGGTACGAGCGCCAGGAGCCGGGGCGGGTGCGGTTCCAGATCCGGGAGGGCGTCACGTTCCACGAGGGCGGCCAGCTCACGCCCGAGGACGTGGCGTTCAGCATCAACCGCGTCGTCCAGCAGGACGTGAGCATCGCGAGCCCGCAGGCCGACCAGCTCGCGGGGGTCACGGGCGCCCAGGTGGTCGACGGCCAGCGCGCGGTGGACGTGATGTCCGACGGCATCAACCCCATCGTATTCTCGCTGTTCGCCACCTACTGCGACATCATGCAGAAGTCGTGGGTCCAGGAGCGCTCGAGCTCCGAGGTCGCCCAGCAGATGAACGGCACCGGGCCCTTCGTGCTCGAACAGTACCAGTCCGACGTCCTGGTCCGGTTCTCGCGCAACGAGGACTACTGGCGCCGGCCGCCAGCGGTCACTCAGCTGACGTTCCGGGCGGCCACGGAGTCGAGCACCCGAGTCAACCAGCTTCTGGAGGGTGAGAGCGACGTCATCGTCAACGTCCCGCCCCAGGCGATCGGCCGGGTCAGGAACGCGAACAGCGCACGGGTGAGCGCCGCGCCGAGCACGCGCATCATCTACAACGCGATGAAGTACAACGTCGAGCCGTTCTCCAGCGTGGAGTTCCGGCGGGCGATGAACTACGCGGTGAACCTCCAGAGCATCATCGAGAACGTGCTGTCGGGCTTCGCGGACCCGACCGGCCAGCCCACCCTCGAGGGGTTCTTCGGGTACAACCCCGACACGAGCCTCTACCCGCACGACCCGGCGCAGGCCGAACAGCTCGTCGAGGAGAGCGGCCACGCCGGCGCGTCGATCACGCTCCACACGCCGGTCGGCCGCTACCTCAAGGACGTCGAGATCGCCCAGGCGGTCGCCAACCAGATCGACCAGCTCTCGAACGTCTCGTGTTCGGTCCGTCAGCGGGACTTCGCGACCCTCGCGGGCGAGCTCACCGACGGGAACATCGAGACCGGGCCGGACTTCTACCTCATCGGCTGGGGGAACGCGACGTTCGACGCGAGCCAGACCATCATCCCGCTGCTGACCTGCGACGGGGCGCTCACGTCCTACTGCAACGAGCAGGTCGACCAGCAGATGGACCAGGCCCAGAGCCAGGCCAACCAGGACCAGCGAGACCAGACGCTCCAGCAGGTCAACCAGACGCTCCACGACCAGGCGCCCTGGATCTACCTCAACCGTCAGTACAGCGTCTACGGCGTGCGCAACCGGATCCAGTGGCAGGCCCGGCGCGACGAGCGCATCGACGCCTACGCCATGGAGCCGGCGGACGGCCAGTAACATCCCGATCGATGCTCCCGCCTCGACGGAGTGATGGCTGATGGCGATTGGACGGTTCCTGCTGAAACGCAGCGCGCAGGGCGTGTTCGTCGTCTGGGGCGTCGTGACCGTGGTGTTCGGCCTGCGGTACGTAACGCCGGGCAACCCGATCACGTTCGTCGCACCGCTTGACGCCAGCCAGCAGCTACGCCAGCAGATCGCCCGGGAACTCGGGCTGACCAGGCCGTTCTACGTCCAGTACTTCGACTACATCGCGGGGCTGGTCCAGGGCGACATGGGCTACTCGTACATCCGGGGGGTCGAGGCGAGCGGCCTCATCTTCGCCCGGCTCCCGGCCACGGTCGAACTGGCCGTGGCCGCGAGCATCGTCGCGGTCGCGCTCTCGATTCCGCTCGGGGTCGTCTCGGCGACCCGGCGACACGAGCCGGCCGACTACGCCGCGACCGGCTTCTCGCTGGTCGGCATCTCGACGCCGAACTTCTGGCTGGGCATCATGCTGGTGCTGGTACTGGCGGTCCAGTTCGGGCTGTTCCCGACCAGCCGGCGCGGCATCGGCTTCCTGCCGGCGGTGGCGATGCTGTTCACCGAGTTCCGGATCTCCGGGCTGGTGAACTGGCTCGCCCACATCACGCTCCCGGCCATCACGCTGGGCACCTACTTCACCGCGCTCATCACCCGACTCACCCGCAGCGGGATGCTCGACGAGCTCGGCAAGCCCTACGTTAGGGCCTCGCGGGCGAAGGGGCTGCCCGAGACGCTGGTCCGGTACAAGCACGCGCTCCGGAACACGCTGATTCCGGTCATCACGGTGCTGGGACTCCAGCTCGGGACGCTCATCGGCGGCGCGGTCATCACCGAGGCCGTCTTCGCGTGGCCCGGGCTCGGTACCCTCCTCATCGGCGCCATCAACGCGCGCGACTGGCCGCTGATTCAGGGGTCGCTCATCGTCATCGGCGTCGGGTTCGTCCTCATCAACATCCTGGTGGACTCGCTGTACGCCTACATCAACCCGCAGGTGGTCCACTGATGCTCGACGACCTCCTCGCGCGGCTCGGCAGCGTCTTCTGGAACGGCCTTCGGAAGGGGGTCTCGCCCCGGACGGTCCGAAACCTTCGGAAGGAGCTCCGCAGCAGCGCGCTGGCGAAGCTGGGCATCGTCGTCGTGGTCGCCATCGTTCTGGTGGCGCTGTTCGCGCCGCTGCTGGCGCCCCACAACCCCACGAACCAGCACCTCGACCAGTCGCAGCTGCCGCCGCTCGGGTTCTCCAAGACCACGACCCAGACCAGTTCGGAAATGGTCAACGGCTCGATCGAGGTCGTCAACGAGACGGTCACGGTCTCGGCCACGCCGAAGTACCCGCTCGGGACCGACGCGCTCGGCAGGGGGATGCTCTCGCGGGTCATCTACGGCGCGCGGACCTCGCTGCTGGTGGGGCTGTTCGGCACGGTCATCGCGGGGACGGTCGGCGTGACCGTTGGGCTGGTCGCGGGCTACTACGGCGGGAAGATCGACGACGCGCTGATGCGGAGCGCCGACGTCATGCTCGCGTTCCCGTCGCTGGTGCTGGCGGTCGCGCTGGTCGGGCTGTTCGGACGGGCGGTGGTCCAGCTTCCCGATCCGCTCGTGGTGGCCGGCGTCGCGCCGAACATGCCCGAGACGTTCGCGTTACCGGGGACGGTCATCATCGTCGTGGGGCTGGTCAACTGGGTGTGGTTCGCCCGGGTGGCCCGCGGCGAGGCGCTGTCGGTCGAGGGCCAGGAGTACGTCAAGGCCGCCCGGTCGGTGGGTGCCGACGACGGGTTCATCATCCGCAAGCACATCCTGCCCAACAGCGTCACGCCCATCCTGGTGCTGGCGACCATCCAGATCGCGGCCATCATCCTGCTCGAATCGGCGCTCTCGTTCCTCGGATTCTCGGGGACGAGCCTCTCGTGGGGCTTCGACATCGCGCAGGGCCGGGACTATCTGGCCTCCTCGTGGTGGATATCGACGGTACCGGGCATGGCCATCGTGCTGACGGTCATCGGCATCAACCTGGTCGGCGACTGGCTCCGGGACGCGCTCGACCCCGGCATCGAGGGCGAGGGAGGTGGCGTCTGATGGCCGAAGATCTGCTGCGGGTCAGGGATCTCTCGACCCGCTTTTTCACCGAGGACGGCCAGATCAACGCGGTCGAGTCGGTCGACTTCGACGTGCGCGACGGCGAGGTGTTCGGCATCGTGGGCGAGTCGGGGTCGGGCAAGAGCGTGACAGCGCTGTCGGTCATCGACCTCGTGGAGTCGCCCGGCCGCATCACCAGCGGCGAGGTCTGGTACCGCAACCCCGACCTCGCCGACGAGGTCCGCGACGACGACCCCGAGGCCGTGGACGGCGACTTCGTGGACGTGCGCCGGGTGCCCGAGAACGTCCGGCGGGCGCTCCGCGGGCCGTCGTTCGCCACCATCTTCCAGGACCCGATGAGCAGCCTCAACCCCTCGCTGACCGTCGGCGAGCAGATCGCCGAGGCGGTCGAGGTCCAGCGCCGGGCGCGAGCGAACCCGCGGTCGACCCGGTCGCGCACGCAGGGGTACGGGCTGGCCGACCTGCTCACGAGCACCGTGCTTCCCTCGCGGAGCTACGTCAACGAGGAGAGCCGCGCCGAGGCGATCGACCTGCTCGAGCAGGTCGGCATCCCCGACCCGGCCGAGCGGGCCGAGGAGTACCCCCACGAGTTCTCGGGCGGGATGCTCCAGCGCGCGATGATCGCCCAGGCGCTCGCCGGCGAACCCGACCTACTGGTCGCAGACGAGCCGACCACCGCGCTCGACGTCACCATCCAGGCCCAGATTCTCGACCTCCTCCGGGACCTCCAGGAGGAGACCGGGATGAGCATCGTGATGATCACCCACAACCTCGGGGTCATCGCCCGGATGTGCGACCGGGTCGGCGTGATGTACGCCGGCGAGATCGTCGAGCGCGGCACGCTGGCCGACGTGTTCGACGATCCGGTCCACCCCTACACGCGGGGGCTGCTCGGGTCGATTCCCGACCTCGACGACCCCGCGCCCCGGCTCCAGCCCATCGAGGGCAACGTGCCGGACCTCTACGACGAGGAGATGGGCGACCGGTGCTACTTCGCCGACCGGTGCCCGAAGGCGATGGAGGAGTGCCAGGACCACCCGCCGGAGTTTGACACCGAAACCGGCGAACCGCGGGACGTGAAGACGCCGGCCGGCGAGCACGGCGTCCGGTGCGTCCTCGCACAGCACGAGTACGACCCCTCGCGGGCGCTGCCCGACGACTACTTCGAGCGGGAGGCCGACGCCGAATCGGGCCGGGCGTCCGACCGCGAAGAGGAGGTGAGCGCGGATGACTGACGACCCGCTGATCCGCGTCGAGAACCTGGAGAAGTACTACTACGAGCGCGACAGTCTCACCGACCGGCTGCTCGGCCGGGAACCCGAGAGCGTCAAGGCGGTCGACGGCGTGAGCTTCGAGGTCCGCGAGGGCGAGACGCTCGGGCTCGTCGGCGAGTCGGGCTGCGGCAAGTCCACGACGGGCGAGACCCTGCTCGACCTCCGCGAGCCGACCGGCGGCGCGGTGTACTTCGACGGGGAGAACGTCTTCGAGCGCGACGACCTCACGGAGTTCCGCGAGCGCGCGCAGGTCGTCTTCCAGGACCCGTTCTCCAGCCTCGACCCGCGGATGACCGCGGGCGAGATCGTGCGCGAACCGCTCGACGTCCACGGCGTCGGGACGAAGGACGACCGGAACGAGCGCGTGGCGGCGCTGATGGAGCGGGTCGGCCTGTCAGCCGGCCAGGTCGACCGCTACCCCCACGAGTTCTCGGGCGGCCAGCGCCAGCGCATCGGCATCGCCCGGGCGCTCGCGCTCGAACCGGACTTCATCGTCTGCGACGAGCCGGTGTCGGCGCTCGACGTGAGCGTGCAGGCCCAGATTCTCAATCTGCTGGAGGACCTTCAGGAGGAGTTCGGGCTGACCTACCTGTTCATCGCCCACGACCTCAGCGTGGTCCGGCACATCTCCGACCGGGTCGCCGTGATGTACCTCGGCGAGATCGTCGAGGTCGGCCCGGTCGACGAGATCTTCGAGAGTCCGGGGCATCCGTACACCGAGGCGCTGCTGGAGAGCGTCCCGCGGGCCGACACCGGCGAGCAGGGTCGCGAGGTCGAGACGCTGTCGGGCGACGTCCCCTCGCCGCGGGACCCGCCATCGGGCTGTCGGTTCCACACGCGCTGTCCGCACGCCCGCGAGGTCTGCGCGGAGGCGGACCCCGAGGACTACGAGGTCGACGCCGACGCCGACCACCGGGCGGCCTGCTTCCGTCGAGCCAGCGACCACGAGTACTGGTCGAGCCCGCCGCTCGACGTCGACGAGCGGACGGCCGGGACCGCCGCGGACGACTGACGGCTCTCGCGGCCGATTTCGTCGGTCTGACTGTCTCTGCTTGAATAGTCGGGCAGGGCCCTTATCCCCGTGAGTGTGTTTGTCAGACCACGGGACGACGCCCGGTGTGGCTCTCCCGCCGTGGGAGGACAGCGACTGCGAGCGCGGAACGCGGCGCGGTCGCACCCGGAGCGTCACACGATAGATATGAGCCAGGATCACAACCGGGGGACGCCGTCCCCACCGCACGTTTCGGAGAAGGACGTACTGCCGGTCGACAGCGACAGCGAGTCGCTCGACGTGGTGTTCCGGGCGCTCTCGGACCACCGGCGTCGGTGCCTCTGTCACTACCTCGCGCGGAGCGACGAGCCGATGCGGGTCGACGAGCTCGCCGAACTGCTGGCCGCGTCGATGACCGAGAAGACCCGCGCCGTGCTCACGTCCGCCGAGATCGAGAAGACGAGAGCCGAGGTCCTCCAGATGCACCTCCCGAAGCTGTCGGAGGCCGGCATCGTGGACCACGACAGCGGCGAGGGGGTCGTCCGCCTCGTCGACTCGCCCGGCCTCGTCGACACGCTCCAGGCGGCCGGCGGCGTGGACCTGCAGTAGCGCGACGCTGGACGGTCCGGACCCGTCACCGCTTCGCCCGGCGCCGCTCGGAACGCGTCCGGCACCGTTTTCTATCCGGCGACCCTTCCCCGAAGCATGGCAGACGATCTGACCGCGACGCTCCACACGAACCGCGGCGACATCGAGGTTCGACTGTTCGACGAGCGGGCGCCGACCACCGTCGAGAACTTCGTCAACCTGGCGAAGCACGACCCGGCCGCGAACGACGACCCCGCGCCCGACACCACCACCTGGGAGGACCCCGAGTCCGGCGAGACTCGCGGGGACGCGCTGTACGAGGACGTCGCCTTCCACCGGGTCATCGAGGATTTCATGGTTCAGGGCGGCGACCCGACCGAGACCGGTCGCGGCGGTCCCGGCTACGAGTTCGAGGACGAGTTCCACGAGGAGCTCCGCCACGACGACGCGGGCAAGCTCTCGATGGCCAACAGCGGCCCCGACACCAACGGCTCGCAGTTCTTCATCACGCTCGACGCCCAGCCGCACCTCGACGACCGCCACGCCGTGTTCGGCGAGGTCACCGACGGGATGGACGTGGTCGAGGAGATCGGCTCGCTGCAGACCGACGCCAACGACCGGCCGACCGAGGAGGCGGTGCTGGAGTCCGTCGAGATCCACGACTAGTCGGTGCTGTTTTCGCGTAACTCAGCCGTCTCCGATTAGTCGGACTGGCGGTCCCCGGTCTCGACCGCCCGGGGTCGGCCGCGACGCCGGACGACCGCGCGAGGCGTCCGGACGGGACTCGTCCCGGCTTCGGCCTTGAACCTTCGTACCGCCGGAGGGTCCGGAGCCGGAGTTACCCGCGTACCGAAACCCACTTCGGACAGAACCGTCAACCCACTCCTGCGCGAGGGTTGCCCAGCCTGGCCAACGGCGGCGGGCTTAAGACCCGCTCGTGTAGACGTCCATGGGTTCGAATCCCATCCCTCGCATCCGACCTTTTCATCGCGGGCAGTCGAAACCCACATTCCCCTCAACAACCTACGCACTCGAAAATGACCGACGAGCGAGTCGAACGTGCGTTCCGAGAGCATCCGGACTTCGAGCCGACCGACGACGGGGAGTTCGAGACGCCCGCTAAGCCCTTCGAGAACGTCGTCACCGTCGAGGAAGATGGCGACTCCCGACGGTACGAGGTGGTCGTTCGGACCCCGATGCTCGACGCCGCAGTCGAGGGCGAGACTGTCGCCGACGTGGTGGAGGACGGCTGGTTCGAGACGCTGGAGCTCCGGCTGGAGGACGCCCACACCGTGGCCGAGGCCGACGACGCCGAGCCGCCGGCGATAGAGCGCGAGGGCGACGAGGCGGTCGTCACCGTCGAGTTCGCGTCGTCCGACCCCGAGCGGGCCGTCGAGGACGCGCTGGCGATCGCCGAGTACGTCGAGGGGACCTGGGTCCAGGGCATCATCCCAGGGTACGACTACCGCGAACCCGCCGCGGGCCTGCGCGAGCGCGCCCGGCAGAACTACGACGACGATGGCGGTCGGGGCGACGGCAACGGCGGCGGCGAGTCCGGACCGAGCGGACCGTCCGGCGGGTCCGGGGGCACCCCGCTGTAATCCGGAACGGGGTCGACGTATCGCCGGTCACTCCGCGGCGGTCACTCCATCGCGATGTAGGTCTGGGTGCCCTCCACGCCCCGGATGCCCTGGATGGCGTCGGCCGCGATGTCCTTCACGTCCGCGGGCGTCTCGACGTCGAGCTTGGCGACGAGGTCGACGTCGCCCGCGACGATGTGGGCGTCGACCACGCCGTCGACGTCGAGGATCTCCCCCTTGAGCCTGTCCGCCTCGCCCGTGTTCGCCTTGACCATGACGTACGCGGTGACCATCTCAGCTTCCCCCCGTCATCGCCTGGGCGCTGGCCCTGCTGGCGTCGCCGACCAGAATCCTGCGCACGTCCTCCAGCACGTCGAAGTCGGCCAGCACCGCGAGCCGGTCGCCGACCTCCAGCGAGTCGTCGGGCAGCGGGATGCCCATCGCCTCGTCGGCCTTGCCGAACGCCAGGATGCGGGAGTCGGCCGGCAGCGAGAGCTCGCCCATGGAG containing:
- a CDS encoding ABC transporter ATP-binding protein, producing MTDDPLIRVENLEKYYYERDSLTDRLLGREPESVKAVDGVSFEVREGETLGLVGESGCGKSTTGETLLDLREPTGGAVYFDGENVFERDDLTEFRERAQVVFQDPFSSLDPRMTAGEIVREPLDVHGVGTKDDRNERVAALMERVGLSAGQVDRYPHEFSGGQRQRIGIARALALEPDFIVCDEPVSALDVSVQAQILNLLEDLQEEFGLTYLFIAHDLSVVRHISDRVAVMYLGEIVEVGPVDEIFESPGHPYTEALLESVPRADTGEQGREVETLSGDVPSPRDPPSGCRFHTRCPHAREVCAEADPEDYEVDADADHRAACFRRASDHEYWSSPPLDVDERTAGTAADD
- a CDS encoding DUF7344 domain-containing protein — encoded protein: MSQDHNRGTPSPPHVSEKDVLPVDSDSESLDVVFRALSDHRRRCLCHYLARSDEPMRVDELAELLAASMTEKTRAVLTSAEIEKTRAEVLQMHLPKLSEAGIVDHDSGEGVVRLVDSPGLVDTLQAAGGVDLQ
- a CDS encoding Lrp/AsnC family transcriptional regulator; protein product: MVTAYVMVKANTGEADRLKGEILDVDGVVDAHIVAGDVDLVAKLDVETPADVKDIAADAIQGIRGVEGTQTYIAME
- a CDS encoding ABC transporter permease, whose protein sequence is MLDDLLARLGSVFWNGLRKGVSPRTVRNLRKELRSSALAKLGIVVVVAIVLVALFAPLLAPHNPTNQHLDQSQLPPLGFSKTTTQTSSEMVNGSIEVVNETVTVSATPKYPLGTDALGRGMLSRVIYGARTSLLVGLFGTVIAGTVGVTVGLVAGYYGGKIDDALMRSADVMLAFPSLVLAVALVGLFGRAVVQLPDPLVVAGVAPNMPETFALPGTVIIVVGLVNWVWFARVARGEALSVEGQEYVKAARSVGADDGFIIRKHILPNSVTPILVLATIQIAAIILLESALSFLGFSGTSLSWGFDIAQGRDYLASSWWISTVPGMAIVLTVIGINLVGDWLRDALDPGIEGEGGGV
- a CDS encoding DUF5813 family protein yields the protein MTDERVERAFREHPDFEPTDDGEFETPAKPFENVVTVEEDGDSRRYEVVVRTPMLDAAVEGETVADVVEDGWFETLELRLEDAHTVAEADDAEPPAIEREGDEAVVTVEFASSDPERAVEDALAIAEYVEGTWVQGIIPGYDYREPAAGLRERARQNYDDDGGRGDGNGGGESGPSGPSGGSGGTPL
- a CDS encoding ABC transporter substrate-binding protein, which gives rise to MGENNDATRRSVLKAVGGAAAAAAATGAASGQETTTSGSGGQETTTSGGDLPDDFPVTITQGQMPTTLDPQNHRSTPTDNVVLHAYEGLLGRDQQGKIVQKLATGYERQEPGRVRFQIREGVTFHEGGQLTPEDVAFSINRVVQQDVSIASPQADQLAGVTGAQVVDGQRAVDVMSDGINPIVFSLFATYCDIMQKSWVQERSSSEVAQQMNGTGPFVLEQYQSDVLVRFSRNEDYWRRPPAVTQLTFRAATESSTRVNQLLEGESDVIVNVPPQAIGRVRNANSARVSAAPSTRIIYNAMKYNVEPFSSVEFRRAMNYAVNLQSIIENVLSGFADPTGQPTLEGFFGYNPDTSLYPHDPAQAEQLVEESGHAGASITLHTPVGRYLKDVEIAQAVANQIDQLSNVSCSVRQRDFATLAGELTDGNIETGPDFYLIGWGNATFDASQTIIPLLTCDGALTSYCNEQVDQQMDQAQSQANQDQRDQTLQQVNQTLHDQAPWIYLNRQYSVYGVRNRIQWQARRDERIDAYAMEPADGQ
- a CDS encoding ABC transporter ATP-binding protein, encoding MAEDLLRVRDLSTRFFTEDGQINAVESVDFDVRDGEVFGIVGESGSGKSVTALSVIDLVESPGRITSGEVWYRNPDLADEVRDDDPEAVDGDFVDVRRVPENVRRALRGPSFATIFQDPMSSLNPSLTVGEQIAEAVEVQRRARANPRSTRSRTQGYGLADLLTSTVLPSRSYVNEESRAEAIDLLEQVGIPDPAERAEEYPHEFSGGMLQRAMIAQALAGEPDLLVADEPTTALDVTIQAQILDLLRDLQEETGMSIVMITHNLGVIARMCDRVGVMYAGEIVERGTLADVFDDPVHPYTRGLLGSIPDLDDPAPRLQPIEGNVPDLYDEEMGDRCYFADRCPKAMEECQDHPPEFDTETGEPRDVKTPAGEHGVRCVLAQHEYDPSRALPDDYFEREADAESGRASDREEEVSADD
- a CDS encoding peptidylprolyl isomerase, translating into MADDLTATLHTNRGDIEVRLFDERAPTTVENFVNLAKHDPAANDDPAPDTTTWEDPESGETRGDALYEDVAFHRVIEDFMVQGGDPTETGRGGPGYEFEDEFHEELRHDDAGKLSMANSGPDTNGSQFFITLDAQPHLDDRHAVFGEVTDGMDVVEEIGSLQTDANDRPTEEAVLESVEIHD
- a CDS encoding C2H2-type zinc finger protein, with amino-acid sequence MGNREDPGERGRYVCEACGESFASETELRDHLNAVGLVE
- a CDS encoding ABC transporter permease; this encodes MAIGRFLLKRSAQGVFVVWGVVTVVFGLRYVTPGNPITFVAPLDASQQLRQQIARELGLTRPFYVQYFDYIAGLVQGDMGYSYIRGVEASGLIFARLPATVELAVAASIVAVALSIPLGVVSATRRHEPADYAATGFSLVGISTPNFWLGIMLVLVLAVQFGLFPTSRRGIGFLPAVAMLFTEFRISGLVNWLAHITLPAITLGTYFTALITRLTRSGMLDELGKPYVRASRAKGLPETLVRYKHALRNTLIPVITVLGLQLGTLIGGAVITEAVFAWPGLGTLLIGAINARDWPLIQGSLIVIGVGFVLINILVDSLYAYINPQVVH
- a CDS encoding reverse transcriptase-like protein: MAVHGRSSPLRALFDESPTPHIAHPPRTHHRDFYVATDGSYDLRSGDGGLGAIIETRDGERVARLSIPDETVADNNIAEYRALHLGLDVLAARAPSGCRVGVLVDHDDLAANVNSAALATRRTDHTPPRELTVPTAGRNHWRGIRARICRFGELRAAVLDSGQNPAHALANDPEEYAHVNRETDRCLLPERPASSEAQIPPPSRADRRASDSRASD